Proteins encoded in a region of the Streptomyces sp. NBC_01471 genome:
- a CDS encoding hydrogenase maturation nickel metallochaperone HypA: MHELSITQSVVDMVCERADGRPVRTVSVRVGVLTAVVAESMRFCFDLITAGTVAEGARLEIDQPPGAARCRTCDKDFTLTDPVLLCPCGSADVEITSGRELQIISMKVG, translated from the coding sequence ATGCATGAATTGTCGATCACGCAGAGCGTCGTCGACATGGTCTGCGAACGGGCCGACGGAAGGCCGGTCCGCACCGTCAGCGTGCGGGTCGGAGTGCTCACGGCGGTCGTGGCCGAGTCGATGCGGTTCTGCTTCGACCTGATCACGGCGGGCACGGTGGCCGAGGGCGCGCGACTGGAGATCGACCAGCCTCCGGGAGCGGCGCGCTGCCGCACCTGCGACAAGGACTTCACCCTGACCGATCCCGTACTGCTCTGTCCGTGCGGCAGCGCCGACGTGGAGATCACGTCGGGGCGTGAACTGCAGATCATCTCGATGAAAGTGGGCTGA